A part of Micromonospora chersina genomic DNA contains:
- a CDS encoding cation diffusion facilitator family transporter, giving the protein MGAGHDHSGAVANAAHRHRGRLWAAFGLLTALMAVEAVAAFATGSLALLSDAGHMFTDVLGIGMALAAISATRRADTDPQRTFGLYRLEVLAALANAVLLGAVAVYVLIEAVRRFGEPPEVLAGPMLAVAVLGLLANIAAFALLRAGAEESINLRGAYLEVLGDLLGSLGVIGAAVVIALTDWWWADPLVAVAIGLFILPRTWRLGRAAVRILVQAAPEHLQVTAVHDRLAAVPGVAEVHDLHVWTLTSGMEVASAHLTMVPGAEVGDVLAAARTALHEDFSIDHATLQIEPGASPGACGAVEW; this is encoded by the coding sequence GTGGGCGCAGGTCATGACCACAGCGGCGCGGTGGCCAACGCCGCGCACCGTCACCGTGGTCGCCTCTGGGCCGCGTTCGGGCTGCTCACCGCCCTGATGGCGGTCGAGGCGGTGGCCGCGTTCGCCACCGGCTCGCTGGCCCTGCTCTCCGACGCCGGGCACATGTTCACCGACGTCCTCGGCATCGGCATGGCCCTCGCCGCGATCAGCGCCACCCGGCGCGCCGACACCGATCCGCAGCGCACCTTCGGGCTCTACCGGCTGGAGGTGCTCGCCGCGCTGGCCAACGCGGTGCTGCTGGGCGCCGTGGCGGTCTACGTCCTGATCGAGGCGGTACGCCGGTTCGGCGAGCCGCCGGAGGTGCTGGCCGGGCCGATGCTCGCCGTGGCGGTGCTCGGCCTGCTCGCCAACATCGCCGCGTTCGCGCTGCTGCGCGCCGGCGCCGAGGAGAGCATCAACCTGCGCGGGGCGTACCTGGAGGTGCTGGGCGACCTGCTCGGCTCGCTCGGGGTGATCGGCGCCGCCGTGGTCATCGCGCTCACCGACTGGTGGTGGGCCGACCCGCTGGTCGCCGTGGCGATCGGGCTGTTCATCCTCCCCCGCACCTGGCGGCTCGGCCGCGCCGCCGTCCGCATCCTGGTCCAGGCCGCCCCGGAGCACCTCCAGGTGACCGCCGTGCACGATCGCCTGGCCGCCGTGCCCGGCGTCGCCGAGGTGCACGACCTGCACGTCTGGACGCTCACCTCGGGCATGGAGGTGGCCTCGGCGCACCTCACCATGGTCCCCGGCGCCGAGGTGGGCGACGTGCTGGCCGCGGCCCGCACCGCCCTGCACGAGGACTTCTCGATCGATCACGCCACGTTGCAGATCGAACCCGGAGCGTCGCCGGGGGCCTGCGGTGCGGTCGAGTGGTAA
- a CDS encoding DUF3145 domain-containing protein gives MPTRGVVYVHSTPLAVSSHVEWAIARVLAAPVNLHWTAQPVDPGARRAECGWTGSPGTGAELAAALRQWPMIRFEVTEEPSPGADGERFMYVPGRGLFRATVGAAGDIQLGEDRLRSIMASARAPEALAHALDKALGTAWDAELEPYRYAGDGAPVTLLTRVG, from the coding sequence GTGCCAACGCGTGGCGTCGTATACGTCCACTCGACCCCGCTCGCCGTGTCCTCGCACGTCGAGTGGGCGATCGCGCGCGTCCTCGCCGCGCCGGTCAACCTGCACTGGACGGCCCAGCCCGTCGATCCCGGGGCGCGTCGCGCCGAGTGCGGGTGGACCGGCAGCCCGGGGACGGGCGCCGAACTGGCTGCTGCCCTCCGGCAGTGGCCCATGATCCGTTTCGAGGTGACCGAGGAGCCCAGCCCGGGAGCCGACGGCGAGCGCTTCATGTACGTCCCGGGGCGCGGCCTGTTCCGGGCCACCGTCGGCGCGGCCGGGGACATCCAGCTCGGCGAGGACCGGCTGCGCAGCATCATGGCGTCCGCCCGGGCCCCGGAGGCCCTCGCGCACGCCCTCGACAAGGCGCTCGGCACCGCCTGGGACGCCGAACTGGAGCCCTACCGCTACGCCGGGGACGGCGCCCCCGTGACGCTGCTCACCCGGGTGGGCTGA
- a CDS encoding alpha/beta fold hydrolase yields MPEHLEVRLPDGVRLHVAATGPVDAEVTAILLHGWTLDGRSWHRQLADLRDRFGERVRVVTYDARGHGRSSCMALRTATLAQLGDDLAAVVDQVVPSGRIVLVGHSMGGMTVMEYAHRHPEHFAGRTAGLVFVSTTAEGHTHTAYGLSPRITRLIRLAETTGAGVLARCGAWRPPHALLRALRPSIRWMLFGDRCDPADIRLVTSAVAHASLRSIGGFRASIGAQHRLDTLAALGRLPAAALVGDRDRLTPPPCAESIAAALPTTELTVCPGAGHMLMMERPDDVNAAVAGVLDQVLTGTDAGTSGQRVGTSG; encoded by the coding sequence ATGCCGGAGCACCTGGAGGTGCGGCTACCCGACGGCGTACGCCTGCACGTGGCGGCGACCGGGCCGGTCGACGCCGAGGTCACCGCGATCCTGCTGCACGGCTGGACGCTGGACGGACGGAGCTGGCACCGTCAGCTCGCCGACCTGCGCGACCGCTTCGGCGAGCGGGTCCGGGTGGTGACCTACGACGCCCGCGGGCACGGCCGGTCGAGCTGCATGGCGCTGCGCACCGCCACCCTGGCCCAGCTCGGCGACGACCTGGCGGCCGTGGTCGACCAGGTCGTCCCGTCCGGGCGGATCGTGCTGGTCGGGCACTCGATGGGCGGGATGACCGTGATGGAGTACGCCCACCGCCACCCCGAGCACTTCGCCGGCCGCACCGCCGGCCTGGTCTTCGTCTCGACGACGGCCGAGGGGCACACCCACACCGCCTACGGGCTCTCGCCCCGCATCACCCGGCTGATCCGGCTCGCCGAGACGACCGGCGCCGGGGTGCTGGCCCGCTGCGGCGCCTGGCGCCCGCCGCACGCGCTGCTTCGCGCGCTGCGCCCGAGCATCCGGTGGATGCTGTTCGGCGACCGCTGCGACCCGGCCGACATCCGGCTTGTCACGTCGGCGGTGGCGCACGCCTCGCTGCGCTCGATAGGCGGTTTCCGCGCCTCGATCGGGGCCCAGCACCGGCTGGACACCCTCGCGGCGCTGGGCCGGCTGCCGGCCGCCGCGCTGGTCGGCGACCGGGACCGGCTCACCCCGCCGCCGTGCGCCGAGTCCATCGCCGCGGCGCTGCCCACCACCGAGCTGACCGTCTGCCCCGGCGCCGGCCACATGCTCATGATGGAACGCCCCGACGACGTGAACGCGGCCGTCGCCGGGGTGCTGGACCAGGTGCTGACGGGAACGGACGCGGGAACGTCCGGGCAACGGGTGGGAACGTCCGGATAA
- a CDS encoding carbonic anhydrase has translation MPPTPAARTPRAALAELLAGNRRFVSGQPVHGHDVTAAAAVASGDQQPYAVLLGCIDSRVPLEAIFDQTFGSICVIRTGAHVLDRAVCGSIEYVVGQLGVRLVMVLGHERCGAVGSAVEALRSGRLPEGSLGYVVDRIAPAVHEVGADDPDAHPLAIRRHVRRTVATLRADDLLADPVSAGEVAVVGALYDLATGEVALLPEE, from the coding sequence ATGCCGCCCACCCCCGCCGCCCGGACGCCCCGGGCCGCCCTGGCCGAGCTGCTCGCCGGCAACCGGCGCTTCGTCAGCGGGCAACCGGTGCACGGCCACGACGTCACCGCCGCCGCCGCGGTGGCCTCCGGCGACCAGCAGCCGTACGCGGTGCTGCTGGGCTGCATCGACTCGCGGGTGCCGCTGGAGGCGATCTTCGACCAGACGTTCGGCTCGATCTGCGTGATCCGCACCGGCGCGCACGTGCTCGACCGGGCCGTCTGCGGCTCGATCGAGTACGTGGTGGGGCAGCTCGGCGTACGCCTGGTGATGGTGCTCGGGCACGAGCGCTGCGGGGCGGTGGGCTCGGCGGTCGAGGCGCTGCGCAGCGGGCGGCTGCCGGAGGGCTCGCTGGGCTACGTGGTGGACCGGATCGCGCCGGCGGTCCACGAGGTGGGCGCGGACGACCCGGACGCACACCCCCTCGCCATCCGCCGGCACGTCCGGCGCACGGTGGCCACCCTGCGCGCCGACGACCTCCTGGCCGATCCCGTCAGCGCCGGGGAGGTCGCCGTGGTCGGCGCCCTCTACGACCTGGCCACCGGTGAGGTGGCCCTGCTGCCGGAGGAGTGA
- a CDS encoding DUF2298 domain-containing protein, giving the protein MTALAAGAAPAAVDPRRRPAALRWAPAVAAYAAVVAVLLAADTPVAPIARWTAYAALAVLLPGTLVFRALRRRPHTVVEDLAMGAAVGLVLELVAWAGFTALGLPGWLRLWPLAVVGPFAAVPRLRRHWRVRYPTVAPAGWAWSLAGVVVGFTLYLYGSFLAVNPVLPADEGQAQYIDLAFQLSIAGAATHQVPPEVPQVAGEPLHYHWFGFAHLAATSLVSGVDLPTVLFRLAVPALCALAAVLVAVVGWRITGRPYAGVVAAALLFTVGEFGFENGWRQLFGSQATFIVWGSPSMTYSWVLLLPLIAVLGEIVGRARGVAVPALGRGAWPLAVLFLAASTGAKASTLPVVLAALGLTAAATLLVRRRPPRGVLVAAGLALAAQFFATAVLFAFESHGVVLDPFSGLRPYVPTDRKAGVTALCWVLVAVAFLLNLQLRVAGALALLRLRRWRLEPVQVFLLGGALAGPAIYLLVGHPGSSNQYFTRTGFAFGVLLSAWGWAEVADRAALSTRGRWLLGAGTAGLAVLLTAVQLDSAVSTPAVPAYAPVLPLLLWAAALAVPVVLAALCWPALVGRWPGLAGRGGLVLLTALLAAGAPGLVMDAAATRVYPNGGAYPVVAMPASRVEAARWVRAHSAPDDVLATNAHCREVVDGWCDARSFWLSGYAERSVLVEGWAFAPRMVGRPEGPYAPFWDAGRQRANDTAFTAPTAAGLAALRDRYGVRWLVVDRQVGAEAPALRTLADLRFENSRTAVYRLR; this is encoded by the coding sequence GTGACCGCCCTCGCCGCCGGCGCCGCCCCGGCGGCCGTCGACCCGCGCCGCCGTCCCGCCGCCCTGCGCTGGGCGCCGGCCGTCGCCGCCTACGCCGCCGTGGTCGCCGTGCTGCTCGCCGCCGACACCCCGGTCGCCCCGATCGCCCGCTGGACGGCGTACGCGGCGCTGGCCGTGCTGCTCCCCGGCACGCTGGTGTTCCGCGCGCTGCGCCGCCGGCCGCACACAGTGGTCGAGGACCTGGCCATGGGCGCGGCGGTCGGCCTGGTGCTGGAGCTTGTCGCGTGGGCCGGGTTCACCGCCCTCGGGCTGCCCGGGTGGCTACGGCTCTGGCCGCTGGCCGTGGTGGGGCCGTTCGCCGCCGTGCCGCGGCTGCGCCGGCACTGGCGGGTGCGGTACCCGACCGTGGCGCCGGCGGGGTGGGCCTGGTCGCTGGCGGGGGTGGTGGTCGGCTTCACCCTCTACCTGTACGGCTCGTTCCTCGCCGTCAACCCGGTGCTGCCCGCCGACGAGGGGCAGGCACAGTACATCGACCTCGCCTTCCAGCTCTCCATCGCGGGGGCGGCCACGCACCAGGTGCCGCCCGAGGTGCCGCAGGTCGCCGGGGAGCCGCTGCACTACCACTGGTTCGGCTTCGCCCACCTGGCCGCCACCAGCCTGGTCAGCGGCGTCGACCTGCCCACGGTGCTGTTCCGGCTCGCCGTTCCCGCGCTCTGCGCGCTCGCCGCCGTGCTGGTCGCCGTTGTCGGCTGGCGGATCACCGGCCGGCCGTACGCCGGGGTGGTGGCCGCCGCGCTGCTGTTCACCGTGGGCGAGTTCGGTTTCGAGAACGGCTGGCGGCAGCTCTTCGGCAGCCAGGCCACCTTCATCGTCTGGGGCAGCCCGTCGATGACGTACAGCTGGGTGCTGCTGCTGCCACTGATCGCCGTGCTCGGCGAGATCGTCGGCCGGGCCCGCGGGGTGGCCGTGCCCGCGCTGGGCCGCGGCGCGTGGCCGCTGGCGGTCCTGTTCCTGGCCGCGTCGACAGGCGCGAAGGCCAGCACCCTGCCGGTGGTGCTGGCCGCGCTCGGGCTCACCGCGGCGGCCACCCTGCTGGTCCGCCGCCGGCCGCCCCGGGGCGTGCTGGTCGCCGCCGGGCTGGCGCTCGCCGCGCAGTTCTTCGCCACCGCCGTGCTGTTCGCGTTCGAGAGCCACGGCGTGGTCCTGGACCCGTTCTCCGGGCTGCGCCCGTACGTCCCGACCGACCGGAAGGCCGGGGTGACGGCGCTGTGCTGGGTGCTGGTGGCGGTGGCGTTCCTGCTCAACCTCCAGCTCCGGGTGGCCGGCGCCCTGGCCCTGCTCCGGTTGCGCCGGTGGCGGCTCGAACCGGTGCAGGTGTTCCTGCTCGGGGGCGCGCTCGCCGGCCCGGCCATCTACCTGCTCGTCGGGCATCCCGGCAGCAGCAACCAGTACTTCACCCGCACCGGGTTCGCCTTCGGCGTGCTCCTGTCCGCCTGGGGCTGGGCCGAGGTGGCCGACCGGGCCGCCCTCTCCACCCGGGGCCGGTGGCTGCTCGGCGCGGGCACCGCCGGGCTCGCCGTGCTGCTCACCGCGGTGCAGCTCGACTCCGCGGTCAGCACGCCCGCCGTTCCCGCGTACGCCCCGGTGCTGCCGCTGCTCCTCTGGGCCGCCGCGCTGGCCGTGCCGGTGGTGCTGGCGGCCCTGTGCTGGCCGGCCCTCGTGGGGCGCTGGCCCGGGCTGGCCGGCCGGGGCGGGCTGGTGCTGCTCACCGCCCTGCTGGCCGCCGGGGCGCCGGGGCTGGTCATGGACGCCGCGGCCACCCGGGTCTACCCGAACGGCGGGGCGTACCCGGTGGTGGCGATGCCGGCCTCCCGGGTCGAGGCGGCCCGCTGGGTGCGGGCGCACAGCGCCCCGGACGACGTGCTCGCCACCAACGCGCACTGCCGGGAGGTGGTGGACGGCTGGTGCGACGCCCGCTCGTTCTGGCTCAGCGGCTACGCCGAGCGGTCGGTGCTGGTCGAGGGCTGGGCGTTCGCGCCCCGGATGGTCGGCCGGCCGGAGGGCCCGTACGCGCCGTTCTGGGACGCCGGCCGGCAGCGCGCCAACGACACGGCCTTCACCGCACCCACGGCCGCCGGCCTGGCCGCCCTCCGCGACCGGTACGGCGTGCGCTGGCTGGTGGTGGACCGGCAGGTCGGCGCCGAGGCGCCGGCCCTGCGGACGCTGGCCGACCTGCGCTTCGAGAACTCCCGCACGGCCGTCTACCGGCTGCGCTGA
- a CDS encoding class I SAM-dependent methyltransferase: MEATEIRKLAALEDTHWWYRERRVLLGRALRRLAATGVHPGRALDIGAAGGGNTRVLRAHGWRPLALEYSAEGAGVARERGLDVIRADARHLPVPSAGLDLVVAFDILEHFDEDHLAAAEIRRVLRPGGTALIAVPADMRLWSAHDVAVGHVRRYDRAGLRAVVAKAGLALDELWSWNVLLRPVAAWRRRRSTGSDLDELHPLVNLGLRTVVAAERHLPVKALPGVSLMLRAHRPS; the protein is encoded by the coding sequence GTGGAAGCGACCGAGATCCGTAAGCTCGCCGCGCTGGAGGACACCCACTGGTGGTACCGGGAGCGGCGGGTCCTGCTGGGCCGGGCGCTGCGGCGGCTGGCCGCGACCGGCGTCCATCCGGGCCGGGCGCTGGACATCGGCGCGGCCGGTGGCGGGAACACCCGGGTGCTGCGGGCACACGGCTGGCGGCCGCTCGCCCTGGAGTACAGCGCGGAGGGCGCCGGGGTGGCCCGGGAGCGGGGCCTGGACGTCATCCGGGCCGACGCCCGCCACCTGCCGGTCCCCTCGGCGGGCCTCGACCTGGTGGTGGCCTTCGACATCCTGGAGCACTTCGACGAGGACCACCTCGCCGCCGCCGAGATCCGGCGGGTGCTGCGCCCCGGCGGGACGGCGCTGATCGCGGTGCCGGCCGACATGCGGCTCTGGTCGGCGCACGACGTGGCGGTCGGGCACGTACGCCGCTACGACCGTGCCGGGCTGCGGGCCGTGGTGGCGAAGGCCGGGCTGGCGCTCGACGAGCTGTGGAGCTGGAACGTGCTGCTGCGCCCGGTGGCCGCCTGGCGTCGCCGCCGGTCCACCGGCTCCGACCTGGACGAGTTGCACCCGCTGGTGAACCTGGGCCTGCGCACGGTGGTCGCGGCCGAGCGCCACCTGCCCGTGAAGGCGCTGCCCGGGGTGTCGCTGATGCTGCGCGCGCACCGCCCGTCCTGA
- a CDS encoding glycosyltransferase family 2 protein, with protein MTAPQPALSVVVPMFNEEAVLPLLAVRLRGVLDGLGEAYEVVAVDDGSTDGTAAALAALRVGWPELRVLRLRRNSGHQAALHAGLLRARGAYVASIDADLQDPPEVIVELLRRARADDLDVVYAVRADRSRDTRFKRWTAGGYYRLVRRLVGEQVPAQAGDFRLLSRAVVEALRELPERNPVLRLVVPWLGFPSGEVTYERQERAAGRTKYPLSRMAGLAAESVTSFSAAPLRVATWLGLVGVAVCGMLVVVAVLAWFAGATVSGWPSLYVAILFLGAVQLLCLGLLGEYVARIYTAVQGRPAYVVAGDSAAAGPDRPDPAELADSLR; from the coding sequence GTGACCGCGCCGCAGCCGGCCCTGTCCGTGGTGGTGCCGATGTTCAACGAGGAGGCCGTCCTCCCGCTGCTCGCCGTCCGGCTGCGCGGCGTGCTGGACGGGCTCGGCGAGGCGTACGAGGTGGTGGCCGTCGACGACGGCAGCACCGACGGCACCGCGGCGGCGCTGGCCGCGCTCCGGGTCGGCTGGCCGGAGCTGCGGGTGCTCCGGCTGCGCCGCAACAGCGGCCACCAGGCCGCCCTGCACGCCGGCCTGCTCCGCGCCCGGGGCGCGTACGTGGCCAGCATCGACGCCGACCTCCAGGACCCGCCCGAGGTGATCGTCGAGCTGCTCCGCCGCGCCCGCGCCGACGACCTCGACGTGGTCTACGCCGTCCGGGCCGACCGCAGCCGCGACACCCGGTTCAAGCGGTGGACCGCGGGCGGCTACTACCGCCTGGTCCGCCGGCTGGTCGGCGAGCAGGTCCCCGCCCAGGCCGGCGACTTCCGGCTGCTCAGCCGGGCCGTCGTGGAAGCGCTGCGGGAGCTGCCCGAGCGCAACCCGGTGCTCCGGCTCGTGGTGCCCTGGCTCGGCTTCCCCAGCGGCGAGGTGACGTACGAGCGGCAGGAGCGCGCCGCCGGCCGGACCAAGTACCCGCTGTCCCGGATGGCCGGGCTGGCCGCCGAGAGCGTCACCAGCTTCTCCGCCGCCCCGCTGCGGGTGGCGACCTGGCTGGGCCTGGTCGGGGTGGCGGTCTGCGGGATGCTCGTCGTGGTGGCCGTGCTGGCCTGGTTCGCCGGCGCCACGGTCAGCGGCTGGCCCTCGCTCTACGTGGCGATCCTCTTCCTCGGCGCGGTGCAACTGCTCTGCCTCGGCCTGCTCGGCGAGTACGTGGCCCGGATCTACACCGCGGTGCAGGGCCGGCCCGCGTACGTGGTTGCCGGCGACAGCGCCGCCGCCGGGCCGGACCGTCCGGACCCGGCCGAGCTGGCCGACAGCCTGCGGTGA
- a CDS encoding HelD family protein, which yields MSDQTTLEREMAVEQRHLDRVYARLAELRRSAADAEREGYRLARVGNFGALVERDAMVFHAAQRRHVLDAEHEGLVFGRLDLRTGQVLHVGRLGVRGENAETLVVDWRAPAAAAFYQATPAEPRGVVRRRTIQSSAERVTRIEDDLLDPESAPPDMAVVGDGALLATLSRATGHGMRDIVSTIQREQDEAIRSPGNGVTIVSGGPGTGKTAVALHRAAYLLYSDRARYAGGGILVVGPSSVFVQYIASVLPSLGEETATLHSLGSLFPGLSATRTDPPEVAAVKGSLRMRRVLERAVRDAVPDSPTELRLLYRGELLRLERAELDAIRDRTLSRGARRNEVRRAAFDAVLAALWAQARTLRIGRLPEQPAFEDEIIERPEFREFLKAWWPRLHPRHVLDWLARPERLRRYAGGVLSGAEIRLLTQAYRSLAAEGLTIADVALLDELDALLGKPVQRARPKRDPFQLAGGVRELSTAADRQRAARAAARERPEDYRDYAHVVVDESQDVSPMQWRMIGRRGRLASWTVVGDPAQTAWTGDAQELARARDQALGRRRRYRYELTTNYRNSAEIFAVAAAEIRRVHPDLPLPTAVRSTGVAPVERTVPAAELPAATAAAARALLAEVEGTVGVITPVPRRDEVAGWVGDLGGRLQVVTSLQAKGMEYDGVVLVAPSEIRADPGSGVRTLYVALSRATQRLTTLDPVG from the coding sequence TTGAGCGACCAGACCACCCTGGAACGGGAGATGGCCGTCGAACAACGGCATCTCGACCGGGTGTACGCCCGGCTGGCCGAACTGCGTCGGTCGGCCGCCGACGCCGAGCGGGAGGGCTACCGGCTGGCCCGGGTCGGCAACTTCGGGGCGCTTGTCGAACGTGACGCCATGGTCTTCCACGCGGCGCAGCGCCGCCACGTGCTGGACGCCGAGCACGAGGGTCTGGTCTTCGGGCGGCTGGACCTGCGCACCGGGCAGGTGCTGCACGTGGGCCGGCTCGGGGTGCGCGGCGAGAACGCCGAGACCCTGGTGGTGGACTGGCGGGCGCCGGCCGCCGCCGCGTTCTACCAGGCCACCCCGGCCGAGCCGCGCGGCGTGGTGCGGCGGCGCACGATCCAGTCGTCGGCGGAGCGGGTCACCCGGATCGAGGACGACCTGCTGGACCCGGAGTCGGCGCCGCCGGACATGGCGGTGGTCGGCGACGGCGCGCTGCTGGCCACCCTCTCCCGGGCCACCGGGCACGGCATGCGGGACATCGTGAGCACCATCCAGCGGGAGCAGGACGAGGCGATCCGCTCCCCCGGCAACGGCGTCACGATCGTCTCCGGCGGCCCGGGCACCGGCAAGACGGCGGTGGCCCTGCACCGGGCCGCGTACCTGCTCTACTCCGACCGGGCCCGGTACGCCGGGGGCGGCATCCTGGTGGTCGGCCCGTCGAGCGTGTTCGTCCAGTACATCGCCTCGGTGCTTCCCTCGCTCGGTGAGGAGACCGCCACCCTGCACTCGCTGGGCTCGCTCTTCCCCGGCCTGTCGGCGACCCGCACCGACCCGCCCGAGGTGGCGGCCGTGAAGGGGTCGCTGCGGATGCGCCGGGTGCTGGAGCGCGCGGTCCGGGACGCGGTGCCCGACTCCCCCACCGAGCTGCGCCTGCTCTACCGGGGCGAGCTGCTCCGGCTGGAGCGGGCCGAGCTGGACGCGATCCGGGACCGGACGCTGTCCCGGGGCGCGCGCCGCAACGAGGTGCGCCGGGCGGCCTTCGACGCCGTGCTCGCGGCGTTGTGGGCGCAGGCCCGCACGCTGCGGATCGGCCGGCTGCCGGAGCAGCCCGCGTTCGAGGACGAGATCATCGAGCGGCCGGAGTTCCGCGAGTTCCTCAAGGCCTGGTGGCCCCGGCTGCACCCGCGGCACGTGCTGGACTGGCTGGCCCGCCCGGAGCGGCTGCGCCGGTACGCCGGCGGCGTCCTGTCGGGGGCCGAGATCCGGCTGTTGACGCAGGCGTACCGGAGCCTGGCCGCCGAGGGGCTCACCATCGCGGACGTGGCGCTGCTGGACGAGCTGGACGCGCTGCTCGGCAAGCCGGTGCAGCGGGCGAGGCCGAAGCGGGACCCGTTCCAGCTGGCCGGCGGCGTCCGCGAGCTGAGCACGGCCGCCGACCGGCAGCGGGCCGCCCGGGCCGCCGCCCGGGAGCGCCCGGAGGACTACCGCGACTACGCGCACGTGGTGGTCGACGAGTCGCAGGACGTCTCCCCGATGCAGTGGCGGATGATCGGCCGGCGCGGCCGGCTGGCCTCCTGGACGGTGGTGGGCGACCCGGCGCAGACCGCCTGGACCGGCGACGCGCAGGAGCTCGCCCGGGCGCGGGACCAGGCGCTGGGCCGGCGCCGCCGGTACCGCTACGAGCTGACCACCAACTACCGCAACTCGGCGGAGATCTTCGCGGTGGCGGCCGCGGAGATCCGCCGCGTCCACCCGGACCTGCCGCTGCCCACCGCGGTCCGGTCCACCGGCGTCGCGCCGGTCGAGCGGACCGTGCCCGCCGCCGAGCTGCCCGCCGCCACCGCGGCGGCGGCCCGCGCGCTGCTGGCGGAGGTCGAGGGCACGGTGGGCGTGATCACGCCGGTGCCGCGCCGGGACGAGGTGGCCGGCTGGGTGGGCGACCTCGGCGGCCGGCTCCAGGTGGTGACCAGCCTCCAGGCCAAGGGCATGGAGTACGACGGGGTGGTGCTTGTCGCACCGAGCGAGATCCGGGCCGATCCGGGGTCGGGCGTGCGCACCCTCTACGTGGCGCTCTCCCGGGCCACCCAGCGCCTCACCACGCTCGACCCGGTCGGCTGA
- a CDS encoding glycoside hydrolase family 3 protein, whose amino-acid sequence MSISPRRAGVALAALTALLVSGCSGEPERPRATPSSPAPAPSSAAPSPTGADPAARAAALVATLTDEDLVGQVLMPYAYGSSATRVSPGSAAGNRALAGVDTPAEMVAKYRLGGLILVGFSADDPTSGNQATTNVDNPKQVRALTDGLREAAGRLPAGPAPFLIGTDQEYGVVTRITDGVTLLPSPLAAGAAGNPSLTEAAWRAAGAELAAMGVNLDFAPVADVLATRSTVIGSRSFGADPKTASAQVAGAVRGLQAEGVGSAVKHFPGHGLTAADSHTDLPVVGQSRDVLDRTAFPPFRAGIDAGALAVMSAHLDVKAVDPGTPATFSRKLLTDVLRGQLGFQGVVITDGMNMAPAKRWSPGEAAVRALNAGNDLILMTPNVGQAYEGMLAALKDGSLPRTRLVEAVTRVLTMKFKLADRPAPALSTLDSAAHRRAAADLAAAAVTMLRGRCGSPVAGPVTVTSSGGRDRTRAALAEALTAAGVKVVPSGGTVVHLVGYGDGSKDLRADATVTVAMDTPYVLAGAKSPTLLATYSSTRASMTALAAVLAGKARPTGRSPVAVSGLPATTCGT is encoded by the coding sequence GTGTCGATTTCCCCGCGTCGCGCCGGCGTCGCGCTCGCCGCACTGACCGCGCTGCTCGTCTCCGGGTGCTCGGGTGAGCCGGAACGGCCCCGAGCGACCCCGTCGAGCCCGGCGCCGGCCCCGTCGTCGGCCGCCCCCTCGCCGACCGGCGCCGACCCGGCCGCCAGGGCGGCCGCCCTGGTGGCGACGCTCACCGACGAGGACCTGGTCGGCCAGGTGCTCATGCCGTACGCGTACGGGAGTTCGGCCACCAGGGTCTCGCCCGGGTCGGCGGCCGGCAACCGGGCCCTGGCCGGGGTCGACACCCCCGCCGAGATGGTCGCGAAGTACCGCCTCGGCGGGCTCATCCTGGTCGGCTTCAGCGCCGACGACCCCACCTCGGGCAACCAGGCCACCACGAACGTCGACAACCCGAAGCAGGTCCGCGCGCTGACCGACGGGCTGCGCGAGGCCGCCGGCCGGCTGCCCGCCGGCCCCGCCCCGTTCCTGATCGGCACCGACCAGGAGTACGGCGTGGTCACCCGGATCACCGACGGCGTCACCCTGCTGCCCAGCCCGCTGGCCGCCGGGGCCGCCGGCAACCCTTCGCTGACCGAGGCCGCCTGGCGGGCCGCCGGCGCCGAGTTGGCCGCCATGGGCGTCAACCTCGACTTCGCCCCGGTCGCCGACGTGCTGGCCACCCGCAGCACGGTGATCGGCTCCCGCTCCTTCGGCGCCGACCCGAAGACCGCCTCGGCGCAGGTGGCCGGCGCGGTCCGTGGCCTCCAGGCCGAGGGGGTCGGTTCCGCCGTCAAGCACTTCCCCGGCCACGGGCTGACCGCCGCCGACTCGCACACCGACCTGCCGGTGGTCGGGCAGTCCCGCGACGTGCTGGACCGCACCGCGTTCCCGCCGTTCCGCGCCGGGATCGACGCCGGCGCCCTGGCGGTCATGTCGGCCCACCTCGACGTCAAGGCGGTCGACCCCGGCACCCCGGCCACCTTCTCCCGCAAGCTCCTCACCGACGTGCTCCGCGGCCAGCTCGGCTTCCAGGGCGTGGTGATCACCGACGGGATGAACATGGCGCCGGCCAAGCGGTGGTCGCCGGGGGAGGCCGCGGTCCGGGCGTTGAACGCCGGCAACGACCTGATCCTCATGACCCCGAACGTGGGCCAGGCGTACGAGGGGATGCTGGCCGCGCTCAAGGACGGCTCGCTGCCCCGGACCCGGCTGGTCGAGGCCGTCACCCGGGTGCTGACCATGAAGTTCAAGCTGGCCGACCGGCCGGCGCCGGCGCTGTCGACGCTGGACAGCGCCGCGCACCGCAGGGCCGCCGCCGACCTGGCCGCCGCCGCCGTGACGATGCTGCGCGGCCGCTGCGGCAGCCCGGTGGCCGGCCCGGTCACCGTCACCTCCTCCGGTGGGCGGGACCGCACCCGGGCCGCGCTGGCGGAGGCGCTCACCGCCGCGGGCGTGAAGGTGGTGCCGAGCGGCGGCACCGTGGTGCACCTCGTCGGGTACGGCGACGGCAGCAAGGACCTGCGTGCCGACGCCACCGTGACCGTGGCCATGGACACCCCGTACGTGCTGGCCGGGGCGAAGTCGCCGACGCTGCTGGCCACCTACTCGTCCACCCGGGCGTCGATGACCGCGCTGGCCGCGGTGCTCGCCGGTAAGGCCCGCCCGACCGGCCGTTCCCCGGTCGCGGTGTCCGGCCTGCCGGCCACCACCTGCGGCACCTGA